A single window of Enterobacteriaceae bacterium ESL0689 DNA harbors:
- a CDS encoding lysis protein — protein MCGVAVCSAVHYHGKYTNERERANTAENNLRLANNTITDMARRERDAAALDAKYTQELAIANAENDSLRQRLAAGGRVRVAGKCTTVPATAQTTSTPGVDTTTTVELSESAAENVLAIRAGIIRDQTALRALQEYVNTQCLN, from the coding sequence GTGTGTGGTGTGGCTGTCTGTTCGGCTGTTCACTACCACGGCAAATACACAAATGAACGGGAACGTGCAAACACAGCAGAAAACAACCTCAGGCTGGCGAACAATACCATCACCGATATGGCGCGACGCGAGCGTGACGCAGCGGCACTTGACGCGAAATATACACAGGAGTTAGCCATTGCAAACGCTGAAAACGATTCTCTGCGCCAGCGTCTGGCTGCTGGTGGCCGGGTGCGGGTCGCAGGTAAATGCACCACCGTGCCAGCCACTGCCCAAACCACCAGCACCCCCGGCGTGGACACTACTACCACCGTCGAACTCTCTGAGTCTGCTGCAGAAAACGTTCTCGCTATCCGGGCCGGAATTATCCGAGACCAGACAGCCCTGAGAGCGTTGCAGGAGTACGTCAATACGCAGTGCCTGAATTGA